A stretch of the uncultured Desulfobacter sp. genome encodes the following:
- the aprB gene encoding adenylyl-sulfate reductase subunit beta: MPSFVIAEKCDGCKGGDKTACMYICPNDLMVLDANAMKAYNQEPDQCWECYSCVKICPSQAIEVRGYSDFVPMGAAVQPMMGTEDIMWTCKFRNGVVKRFKFPIRTTPEGEANSYDDLKGKDLSSGLLSTEEADGMELVAPTELA, encoded by the coding sequence ATGCCATCTTTTGTAATCGCAGAAAAATGTGACGGCTGTAAAGGCGGAGATAAGACCGCATGCATGTACATCTGCCCCAATGACCTGATGGTTCTGGATGCAAATGCAATGAAAGCTTACAACCAAGAACCTGATCAGTGCTGGGAATGCTACTCTTGCGTAAAAATTTGCCCCTCCCAGGCCATTGAAGTAAGAGGTTACTCTGACTTCGTGCCCATGGGCGCTGCTGTACAGCCCATGATGGGTACTGAGGACATTATGTGGACCTGTAAGTTCAGAAACGGCGTTGTAAAACGCTTCAAGTTCCCCATCAGAACCACTCCCGAAGGCGAAGCCAATTCTTATGATGATCTGAAGGGCAAAGACCTTTCTTCCGGCCTGCTTTCCACTGAAGAAGCAGACGGTATGGAACTGGTTGCTCCGACCGAACTGGCATAG
- a CDS encoding YkgJ family cysteine cluster protein — MNDEMLPVTLEDLMQFNCSADNPCFNQCCRDLNQALTPYDVLRMKNAVNLPSGQFLQKYTARHTGPGSGLPVLTFKPNPATGHACPFVTDSGCSIYKDRPGSCRMYPLARAVAKDRRTGEKVEYFALIEEEHCKGFGGQGDKTVAQWLKGQDVVDHNTENDKILELISLKNQIRPGQLEGAEEDIFYMALYDLDNFKIQIEEKGLLASLDLPKGSVEKIVTDDLSLLNFGIAWVKYQLFGKDLDI; from the coding sequence ATGAACGATGAGATGCTGCCTGTGACATTGGAAGATCTTATGCAATTTAACTGCAGTGCTGATAATCCTTGTTTCAATCAATGCTGCAGGGATCTGAACCAGGCACTGACACCATATGATGTGCTGAGGATGAAAAATGCCGTGAATTTACCGTCCGGGCAATTTTTGCAAAAATATACCGCCCGGCATACCGGACCGGGCTCTGGTCTTCCCGTACTGACCTTTAAGCCCAATCCGGCCACCGGTCATGCCTGTCCTTTTGTTACGGATTCAGGGTGTTCCATTTATAAGGACCGCCCTGGGTCATGCCGCATGTATCCTTTGGCCCGGGCCGTTGCAAAGGACCGGCGCACTGGGGAAAAAGTTGAATATTTTGCATTGATTGAAGAAGAACACTGCAAAGGCTTTGGTGGCCAGGGTGACAAAACCGTGGCCCAATGGCTCAAAGGTCAGGATGTGGTCGATCACAACACGGAAAATGATAAAATTCTTGAGCTGATCAGTTTGAAAAATCAGATTCGACCCGGTCAACTTGAAGGTGCTGAAGAAGATATTTTTTATATGGCTTTATATGATTTAGATAATTTTAAGATTCAGATTGAAGAAAAAGGGCTTCTTGCTTCTCTGGATCTGCCCAAAGGCTCTGTGGAAAAGATTGTGACTGATGATTTGAGCTTGCTTAATTTCGGTATTGCCTGGGTGAAATACCAGTTGTTTGGCAAAGATTTGGACATTTAG
- a CDS encoding SDR family oxidoreductase: MDIKGKVALVLGAVKGIGKGIGLDLARQGANLVLTRHDWPDAFCDMEAEFEKTGAQHHIINADLRKIDDIESIAKFIKDRYGRLDILVNNIERGGWPTVHGAYVEAQWDLEIETTLKAKRWVFEAMFPLLKACNDAIVINISSVAAITGRSGPAALVFNEGYSAANRAVGVLTETWARMGAPLVRVNELMLGIFETRHAQGTRGWREVLTDSEKRSLVDHTLVGRTGQISDVVKAVNFIIRDAPYMTGAVLRLDGGFVLGGAPVPPMPPGIV, translated from the coding sequence ATGGACATAAAAGGAAAAGTAGCGCTGGTTCTTGGGGCAGTCAAGGGTATCGGTAAAGGTATTGGTCTGGATCTTGCCCGGCAGGGGGCAAATCTTGTCCTCACGCGCCATGATTGGCCGGATGCTTTCTGTGATATGGAGGCAGAGTTTGAGAAAACCGGTGCCCAACACCATATTATAAATGCAGATTTGCGTAAAATTGATGACATCGAGAGTATTGCAAAATTTATAAAGGATCGGTATGGGCGTCTGGATATCCTGGTGAACAACATTGAACGCGGTGGTTGGCCTACGGTTCACGGCGCATATGTTGAAGCGCAGTGGGATTTGGAGATTGAAACAACGCTTAAAGCCAAACGCTGGGTTTTTGAGGCGATGTTTCCTTTATTGAAGGCGTGTAATGACGCTATCGTGATTAATATTTCTTCTGTTGCAGCCATAACCGGCAGATCCGGCCCGGCTGCCCTGGTCTTCAACGAGGGGTATTCAGCCGCCAACCGGGCGGTGGGTGTGCTCACTGAAACATGGGCCAGGATGGGGGCGCCTTTGGTGCGGGTGAACGAATTGATGCTGGGGATATTTGAAACCCGCCATGCCCAGGGCACCCGGGGGTGGCGGGAGGTGTTGACGGATTCGGAAAAACGTTCCCTGGTAGACCATACCCTGGTTGGTCGAACCGGTCAGATCTCCGATGTTGTCAAGGCCGTCAATTTTATTATCAGGGATGCCCCCTATATGACCGGTGCTGTTTTGCGTCTTGACGGCGGGTTTGTTTTGGGCGGCGCACCAGTGCCCCCTATGCCCCCTGGCATCGTTTAA
- a CDS encoding LysR substrate-binding domain-containing protein, whose translation MRLTLRQLELFLALVKTPHLSQVAKDFGLTQSAVSMAIKSLEETLGKLLFDRIHKRLVVNENGRYFFRMVEPLVFGLRESEAMFRDQDLVGDIKVGASSSIANYILPQIIYEFAELYEGVRVEKITGNTIEIGKLIEDGELDIGFVEADYNSIEIEREVLGLDELYVVTGDSDLVRNEDYRMDELLSKRWIFREEGSGTREVFLYHIAKYKKRFKPFLEVGHTEAVKSVLGNKGALSCLSRISVMNELLSGQLFRLKIKDFKFSRSFYTIWHKDKYFSSVLQEFIYYTKERYKAVYENQAHLH comes from the coding sequence ATGCGATTGACATTAAGGCAACTTGAATTATTTCTCGCACTTGTGAAAACGCCCCATTTAAGCCAGGTGGCCAAGGATTTCGGCCTGACCCAGTCGGCAGTATCCATGGCCATAAAATCACTTGAAGAAACCCTGGGAAAGTTATTATTCGACCGCATCCATAAACGACTGGTGGTCAATGAAAACGGGCGTTATTTCTTCAGGATGGTGGAACCCCTTGTTTTCGGCCTGCGGGAAAGCGAGGCTATGTTCAGGGACCAGGATCTGGTTGGCGATATCAAAGTGGGTGCCAGTTCATCTATTGCCAACTATATTCTACCCCAGATTATTTATGAGTTTGCCGAGCTGTATGAAGGGGTACGTGTGGAAAAAATAACGGGCAATACCATAGAGATCGGCAAGCTTATCGAAGATGGTGAGTTGGATATCGGGTTTGTTGAAGCAGACTACAACAGCATCGAAATTGAGCGGGAAGTACTTGGGCTTGATGAACTCTATGTGGTGACCGGCGATTCGGATCTGGTGCGCAACGAAGATTACCGCATGGACGAGCTTTTATCAAAACGATGGATTTTCAGGGAAGAGGGCTCCGGCACCCGGGAAGTCTTTTTATACCACATAGCAAAGTATAAAAAACGGTTTAAACCTTTTTTGGAAGTGGGGCATACGGAAGCTGTAAAATCCGTACTTGGAAACAAGGGGGCATTAAGCTGCCTGTCTCGGATTTCTGTAATGAATGAGCTTTTATCCGGGCAGCTGTTTCGTCTTAAAATTAAAGATTTTAAATTTTCCCGATCCTTTTATACTATCTGGCATAAAGATAAATATTTTTCATCTGTGCTGCAGGAATTTATCTATTATACAAAGGAGCGGTATAAGGCGGTGTATGAAAATCAGGCCCATCTCCACTAG
- the pta gene encoding phosphate acetyltransferase: MSSGLYITATQAGAGKSAIAIGVMEMLFRKLERVGFFRPIITKDPEDAWDLDIELMSSQYHLDRPYATMYGVTQNEADQLLSHGKKDELLEKIIEKYNDARQKCSFILCEGTDFVSSTTGVEFDINATIIQNLNCPVLLVADAHNKSMEEAATLTGMTLDSLGSKGCHILGTIINRVAPSDLPGIIDYFKKTGLFPDQLLYAVPEEEALANPTVAEVASALGAKVLIGSNQLYRHARGFTVAAMQLTNLLCRIEHGTLIITPGDRADVIVACMAAQSSDSIENVCGIILTGGLVPEGPVWELIKGIPDAVPVLSVTENTFPTALAVEKIKGSISPYDDRKITRALALFEQHVDIDRMMDKVITTDATIMTPKMFEYELIRKARMFKKRIVLPEGDEERILRAVETILRREIVGITLLGDEKKIRHKIRKLGLRMEGFDIINPEKSELLENYAEIYCDLRKHKGMTIENARDRVTDVNYFGTMMVHMGDVDGMVSGSVHSTAATIIPSFEIIKAKNPKTPVSGLFFMCLPHRVLAYGDCAINPDPNAEQLAEIAITSAETVQMFDIEPKIAMLSYSTGTSGKGKDVDKVREATRIVQQKRPDLLIEGPIQYDAAIEPNVAKTKMPDSPVAGKATVFIFPDLNTGNNTYKAVQRSSGAVAIGPTLQGLNKPVNDLSRGCLVTDIINTVAITAIQAAEQDWKNHQV; encoded by the coding sequence ATGTCAAGCGGTTTATATATCACCGCCACCCAGGCGGGCGCCGGTAAATCTGCCATTGCCATAGGCGTAATGGAAATGCTTTTTCGAAAGCTTGAGCGTGTAGGCTTTTTTAGACCCATCATCACCAAGGACCCCGAAGATGCCTGGGATCTGGATATTGAATTGATGTCCAGTCAATACCATCTCGACCGACCCTATGCCACCATGTACGGCGTCACCCAGAATGAAGCAGACCAACTGCTAAGCCACGGCAAAAAAGATGAGCTGCTTGAAAAAATCATCGAAAAATATAATGATGCCAGGCAAAAATGCTCTTTTATCCTTTGCGAAGGAACAGATTTCGTATCATCCACCACGGGCGTGGAATTTGATATCAATGCCACCATTATACAAAACCTGAACTGTCCTGTGCTCCTGGTTGCTGATGCCCACAATAAATCCATGGAAGAGGCCGCAACGCTAACCGGAATGACCCTAGACTCCCTGGGGAGCAAAGGGTGTCATATCCTGGGAACCATAATCAACCGGGTGGCGCCATCCGACCTGCCAGGCATCATAGATTACTTCAAAAAAACAGGATTATTCCCCGATCAACTGCTATACGCAGTTCCCGAGGAAGAAGCCTTGGCCAATCCAACAGTTGCGGAAGTTGCAAGTGCACTGGGCGCAAAAGTACTCATTGGAAGCAACCAGCTCTATCGCCATGCCCGGGGTTTTACCGTTGCAGCCATGCAGTTGACCAACCTGTTATGCAGAATTGAGCACGGCACCCTAATCATCACCCCGGGAGACCGGGCCGATGTAATCGTGGCATGCATGGCTGCCCAATCTTCAGATTCCATCGAAAATGTTTGCGGCATCATTTTAACCGGAGGCCTTGTACCCGAAGGACCGGTATGGGAACTGATCAAAGGCATTCCTGATGCCGTACCCGTACTCAGCGTCACAGAAAACACATTTCCCACCGCTTTGGCCGTGGAAAAAATCAAGGGTTCAATTTCACCGTACGACGACCGAAAAATAACCCGGGCTCTGGCTCTATTTGAACAGCACGTGGACATTGACCGGATGATGGATAAAGTCATCACCACGGACGCCACCATTATGACACCCAAAATGTTTGAATACGAACTCATCCGTAAAGCCCGGATGTTCAAAAAACGGATTGTTCTGCCAGAAGGAGATGAAGAGCGGATATTGCGTGCCGTGGAAACCATTCTACGGCGTGAAATTGTTGGCATCACCCTTCTGGGTGATGAAAAAAAGATCCGCCACAAGATCAGGAAGCTTGGCTTGCGCATGGAAGGATTTGACATTATCAATCCGGAAAAATCGGAACTGCTCGAAAATTATGCCGAAATCTATTGCGATTTAAGAAAACACAAAGGCATGACCATTGAAAATGCCCGGGACCGGGTGACGGATGTCAACTATTTCGGCACAATGATGGTACACATGGGTGATGTGGACGGCATGGTATCAGGTTCCGTCCACAGTACAGCGGCAACCATTATCCCCTCATTTGAAATCATCAAAGCCAAAAATCCCAAAACCCCTGTATCCGGATTATTTTTCATGTGCCTGCCACACAGGGTTTTAGCCTATGGGGATTGTGCTATCAATCCAGACCCCAATGCAGAGCAGCTTGCAGAGATCGCCATTACTTCGGCGGAAACAGTGCAAATGTTTGACATCGAACCCAAAATTGCCATGCTCTCTTATTCCACAGGTACCTCGGGCAAAGGCAAAGATGTTGACAAAGTCAGGGAAGCCACCAGAATCGTCCAGCAAAAGCGCCCGGACCTGCTCATTGAAGGCCCCATACAGTATGATGCAGCCATAGAACCCAATGTTGCAAAAACCAAAATGCCGGACTCTCCTGTGGCCGGCAAAGCCACAGTTTTCATATTTCCGGATCTCAACACCGGAAACAATACTTACAAAGCAGTGCAACGGTCTTCGGGTGCCGTAGCCATCGGACCCACCCTGCAGGGTTTAAACAAACCGGTGAATGACTTAAGCCGAGGCTGTCTTGTAACCGACATCATCAACACCGTCGCCATCACAGCCATCCAAGCCGCCGAGCAGGATTGGAAAAATCATCAGGTGTAA
- a CDS encoding YkgJ family cysteine cluster protein: MTHIPELFSPLVQLYQDMDNTWNQIAQQYGFECNGCEDNCCLSLFFHHTHAEVSFLQLGFQTLPRKDQNQILTLSRDYCNQTFRKTQQIHNPPASQKIPCPLLKNDRCSLYQFRPMICRMHGLPHELHKPGFNVIKGPGCDAGKFDSLTYIPFDRTPFYKQMAVIEMNFRQLTGKTGKIKKTIAQILLDSTTEQKGAPKAP; this comes from the coding sequence ATGACACATATCCCGGAACTTTTTTCCCCTCTCGTCCAGCTTTACCAAGATATGGATAATACATGGAACCAAATTGCGCAACAATATGGCTTTGAGTGCAACGGCTGTGAAGACAACTGCTGCCTGTCTCTATTTTTCCACCACACCCATGCCGAAGTATCTTTTCTGCAGCTTGGCTTCCAGACCCTGCCCCGCAAAGACCAAAATCAGATATTAACCTTGAGCCGGGACTACTGCAATCAAACCTTCCGTAAAACTCAACAAATCCATAACCCGCCGGCATCCCAGAAAATACCCTGCCCTTTGCTCAAAAACGACAGATGCAGCCTTTACCAATTTAGACCCATGATCTGCCGGATGCACGGACTACCCCACGAGCTACATAAACCTGGATTCAATGTCATCAAAGGCCCCGGTTGTGATGCCGGGAAATTTGACAGCCTGACATATATTCCTTTTGACCGGACCCCATTTTATAAGCAGATGGCTGTCATAGAAATGAATTTCAGACAGCTGACAGGCAAAACCGGAAAAATAAAAAAAACCATTGCCCAAATACTTTTAGATTCAACAACAGAACAGAAAGGAGCCCCAAAGGCACCTTGA
- a CDS encoding deoxyguanosinetriphosphate triphosphohydrolase: MNTINEKIEQKHSIREIFQQREHNFLSRYGTPSTNAERRHPEVAPGNIRTPFQLDRDRIVYSNAFRRLKYKTQVFLSPLGDHYRTRLTHTLEVSETARNIARAMRLNEDLAEAVALGHDLGHTPFGHGGETALIEAHSPHFTHSDQSLRVVDVLENKGKGLNLTTQVRDGILKHSKGFGNIIPATPGETASTIEGRIVRVADIIAYLNHDLDDALRGKVISKDEVPRICIKRLGTTHSARASTMMEQLVYNSGPQNGEFILSMGEQTMEAMTILRKFLFEMVYRSPAVHGEFVKAKKVIIGLYQYFMENPDEMQKELEKMEMAPWDSTKNKLKRSVCDVIASMTDRYALKLYSRLFFPNPLV, encoded by the coding sequence ATGAATACAATAAACGAAAAAATAGAACAAAAGCACAGTATCCGGGAAATCTTCCAGCAACGGGAGCACAATTTTCTGTCAAGATACGGCACCCCAAGCACCAACGCAGAGCGTCGGCACCCTGAAGTTGCCCCAGGCAACATTAGAACCCCCTTTCAGCTTGACAGAGACCGAATTGTATACTCAAATGCCTTCAGGCGACTGAAATACAAAACCCAGGTTTTTCTGTCACCGTTAGGTGACCATTACCGAACCCGGCTTACCCACACCCTGGAGGTTTCTGAAACCGCCAGAAATATTGCCCGGGCCATGCGCTTGAACGAGGACCTCGCTGAAGCGGTTGCCCTTGGACATGATTTAGGACATACACCCTTCGGCCATGGTGGAGAAACGGCCCTAATTGAGGCCCACTCTCCCCATTTCACCCATTCCGACCAAAGCTTAAGAGTAGTGGATGTATTGGAAAATAAAGGGAAAGGCCTGAATCTCACCACCCAGGTCAGAGACGGCATTCTTAAACACTCCAAGGGATTTGGCAATATCATTCCGGCAACACCTGGCGAAACCGCATCGACCATAGAAGGTCGGATCGTACGCGTGGCCGATATCATTGCCTACCTGAACCACGACCTTGATGATGCGCTACGCGGCAAAGTCATATCCAAAGATGAGGTGCCTCGCATCTGCATCAAAAGGTTAGGCACCACCCACTCCGCCCGGGCATCCACAATGATGGAACAGTTGGTCTACAACAGCGGCCCCCAAAATGGAGAATTCATCCTAAGCATGGGGGAACAGACCATGGAAGCCATGACCATCCTAAGAAAATTCCTCTTTGAAATGGTTTATCGGTCCCCGGCGGTTCATGGAGAATTTGTAAAGGCAAAAAAAGTAATTATCGGCCTTTACCAATATTTCATGGAAAATCCCGACGAGATGCAAAAAGAGTTGGAAAAAATGGAAATGGCCCCATGGGATTCGACAAAAAACAAACTAAAACGCTCGGTATGTGATGTCATTGCATCCATGACAGACCGATACGCACTTAAACTCTATTCCCGTCTGTTTTTTCCCAACCCACTGGTTTGA
- a CDS encoding nucleoside deaminase yields the protein MLLDHVFFMEQALEQARNAFDQGQFPVGCVIVQDDLVIASGARAGTSGDLSFFSEIDHAEIRALKALESSDAQFRPERAVLYCTMEPCLMCFAAVLLAGIQTLVFAYEDVMGGGTGLDRRCLAPLYKDAQITIVPNVLRKKSLDLFYKFFNKDANLYWKASLLESYTLDQWRKLEEKPER from the coding sequence GTGCTTTTGGACCACGTGTTTTTTATGGAGCAAGCCCTGGAACAGGCCCGTAACGCCTTTGATCAAGGGCAGTTCCCTGTTGGGTGTGTTATTGTTCAAGATGATTTAGTGATTGCTTCTGGCGCTAGGGCAGGGACGTCGGGGGATCTGTCTTTCTTCAGTGAAATTGATCATGCAGAAATACGCGCACTTAAGGCTCTTGAATCCTCAGATGCCCAGTTTAGACCGGAGCGAGCTGTGTTGTATTGTACCATGGAACCATGTCTGATGTGCTTTGCTGCAGTTCTGCTGGCCGGTATCCAGACGCTGGTGTTTGCCTATGAAGATGTGATGGGGGGCGGCACTGGTCTGGACAGACGGTGTCTTGCCCCCCTATATAAAGATGCGCAAATCACTATTGTCCCCAATGTATTGCGTAAAAAAAGCCTTGATCTTTTTTATAAATTTTTTAATAAAGATGCTAATTTATATTGGAAAGCCAGTCTTCTGGAGTCATATACGCTTGATCAATGGCGTAAGTTAGAAGAAAAACCAGAGAGATAA
- the infC gene encoding translation initiation factor IF-3 → MLRREVKISKRVKQDQTRVNKGIRASEVRVIGSDGEQIGILPIAEALRVAEGEALDLVEVSPDARPPVCKIMDHGKYKYELTKKKQEAKRKQKSVQIKEIKVRPKTDDHDLATKVRHIEKFISNGDKVKITLVFRGREFMLKEQASVVLEKVVEMTKEFAQVEQLPKFEGRVITMLLGPK, encoded by the coding sequence GTGCTTCGGCGGGAGGTAAAAATATCTAAGCGAGTTAAGCAAGATCAGACAAGAGTGAATAAGGGGATCAGAGCCTCTGAGGTTCGGGTTATTGGTTCTGACGGTGAACAGATAGGGATTCTGCCCATAGCGGAAGCGTTACGTGTGGCTGAGGGCGAGGCTTTGGATTTGGTGGAGGTGTCTCCGGATGCCAGGCCTCCTGTCTGCAAAATAATGGATCATGGAAAGTATAAGTACGAGCTGACTAAGAAAAAACAGGAAGCCAAAAGGAAGCAGAAAAGTGTCCAGATCAAAGAGATCAAGGTTCGCCCTAAAACAGACGATCATGATCTTGCAACCAAGGTCCGGCACATAGAAAAATTTATTTCTAATGGTGATAAGGTCAAGATTACACTTGTTTTCAGGGGGCGTGAGTTTATGCTCAAAGAGCAGGCTAGTGTTGTTTTGGAAAAAGTGGTGGAAATGACCAAAGAGTTTGCCCAGGTGGAACAGCTTCCTAAGTTTGAAGGGCGAGTCATTACCATGCTGCTTGGCCCCAAATAG
- the rpmI gene encoding 50S ribosomal protein L35 encodes MPKIKTCRAAAKRFEKTGSGKYKFRKSHASHILTKKTTKRKRSLRQPQIVAGSDMKEVRRMLPYG; translated from the coding sequence ATGCCAAAAATTAAGACATGCCGTGCGGCTGCCAAGCGGTTTGAAAAAACCGGTTCAGGTAAGTACAAATTCCGCAAATCCCATGCCAGCCATATTCTGACCAAGAAGACTACAAAACGGAAAAGAAGTCTTCGGCAGCCCCAGATTGTTGCGGGATCTGATATGAAAGAAGTTCGCCGGATGCTGCCATACGGCTAA
- the rplT gene encoding 50S ribosomal protein L20, with translation MRVKRGFKARRRRNKVLKLAKGFRGGRSKLYRTAADAVDKALMYAYRDRRARKRDFRKLWIVRINAGARMNELSYSRFMNGLKLAGSELDRKVLADLAVSDPAGFSQLASQASAKLN, from the coding sequence ATGAGAGTTAAAAGAGGATTCAAAGCAAGACGGCGCCGCAATAAAGTGCTTAAGCTGGCAAAAGGTTTCAGGGGTGGGAGAAGCAAGCTTTATAGAACTGCTGCAGATGCAGTGGATAAGGCATTGATGTATGCCTACAGGGATCGCCGGGCAAGAAAAAGAGATTTTAGAAAGCTGTGGATTGTACGTATTAATGCGGGTGCACGGATGAATGAATTGTCCTATTCCCGGTTCATGAACGGACTGAAGCTTGCCGGCAGTGAGTTGGATAGAAAAGTCCTGGCTGATTTGGCTGTATCCGATCCCGCGGGATTCTCCCAGCTGGCTTCCCAGGCGTCTGCCAAACTGAACTAA
- the pheS gene encoding phenylalanine--tRNA ligase subunit alpha — protein MQNNLQDIEKQALEQIGAAASKDALESVSTHFLGRKGLLTAFLRNIPSLPVDERPAAGKNGNLLKVKLEKAVRQAQVGLDAGAADGAEGIDITLPGRMVKKGALHPVTQVIDEICGIFLRLGFDIAEGPEVETDYYNFEALNIPPYHPARDMQDTFYVSENIVLRTHTSGSQPRVMEKNEPPVRIISPGKVFRCDSDLTHTPMFHQVEGLMVDKNISFGDLKGVLTTFVQQFFDKDTSLRFRPSFFPFTEPSAEVDIRCVMCKGEGCRVCSKTGWIEILGAGMVHPAVFENVGYDTQKYTGFAFGLGMERVAMLKYGIDDIRKYFENDMRFLGQF, from the coding sequence TTGCAAAACAATCTCCAAGACATTGAAAAACAGGCCCTGGAACAAATCGGCGCGGCAGCTTCAAAGGATGCTCTTGAATCGGTTTCCACGCATTTTTTGGGCCGTAAGGGATTGCTCACAGCTTTTTTGCGCAATATCCCATCCCTGCCGGTGGATGAGCGTCCTGCTGCGGGTAAAAATGGTAATCTGCTGAAGGTGAAGCTTGAAAAAGCGGTACGGCAGGCCCAGGTCGGCCTGGACGCCGGTGCGGCAGATGGTGCTGAAGGTATTGATATTACCCTGCCCGGACGTATGGTCAAAAAGGGTGCCCTGCACCCCGTTACCCAGGTGATAGACGAGATCTGCGGTATTTTTCTGCGCCTGGGATTTGACATTGCTGAAGGTCCGGAGGTTGAGACAGATTATTATAACTTTGAGGCGCTTAATATTCCCCCATATCATCCGGCCAGGGATATGCAGGATACCTTCTATGTGTCTGAAAATATAGTTTTGAGAACCCATACGTCAGGTTCCCAGCCCCGGGTAATGGAAAAAAATGAGCCGCCCGTGCGTATTATTTCACCAGGCAAGGTGTTTCGGTGTGACTCGGATTTGACCCATACCCCAATGTTCCATCAGGTGGAAGGCCTGATGGTCGATAAAAATATTTCTTTTGGCGATCTTAAAGGGGTACTGACCACGTTTGTTCAGCAGTTTTTTGATAAGGATACGTCATTGCGGTTCAGGCCCAGTTTCTTTCCGTTTACCGAGCCTAGTGCTGAAGTCGATATTCGCTGTGTTATGTGTAAGGGTGAAGGTTGTCGGGTGTGTTCCAAGACCGGATGGATTGAGATTTTGGGCGCCGGTATGGTTCACCCGGCTGTGTTTGAGAATGTCGGTTATGATACTCAAAAGTATACAGGGTTTGCCTTTGGTCTTGGTATGGAACGGGTTGCCATGCTCAAATACGGAATTGATGATATCAGAAAATATTTCGAAAACGATATGCGTTTTCTAGGGCAGTTCTAA